The Streptomyces luteogriseus genome includes a window with the following:
- a CDS encoding lytic polysaccharide monooxygenase auxiliary activity family 9 protein: MPRSALPTRARALFLVLLSLLVTVPALGLVMTAGGEAEAHGTPMKPGSRTFLCWQDGLTDTGEIKPVNPACRGAQQVSGTTPFYNWFSVLRSDGAGRTRGFVPDGELCSGGNTNFTGFNTPSKDWPLTHLTSGATVDFSYNAWAAHPGWFYVYITKDGFDPTKTLTWNDMEAQPFLSVDHPPLNGSPGTVEANYSWTGKLPAAKSGRHIIYMVWQRSDSQETFYSCSDVVFDGGNGEVTGIKEPGNPSEPVPGTCTATRRTTGTWNGGYQSEVTVTNTGTVPMLGWMVDWTLPAGQKVDSLWSGSATYNGQAVMVHNANWNGSLAPGKSTTFGYVVSGSGAESTSSPPCRVG, from the coding sequence ATGCCCCGATCAGCGCTCCCCACCCGGGCCAGAGCCCTCTTCCTCGTGCTGCTCTCCCTCCTCGTCACCGTCCCGGCCCTAGGCCTGGTCATGACGGCCGGTGGTGAGGCGGAGGCACACGGCACCCCCATGAAGCCCGGCAGCCGCACCTTCCTGTGCTGGCAGGACGGGCTGACCGACACCGGTGAGATCAAGCCGGTCAACCCCGCGTGCCGCGGCGCGCAGCAGGTCAGCGGTACCACGCCGTTCTACAACTGGTTCTCGGTGCTCCGCTCGGACGGCGCCGGCCGCACCCGGGGCTTCGTACCGGACGGCGAGCTGTGCAGCGGCGGCAACACCAACTTCACCGGGTTCAACACGCCCAGCAAGGACTGGCCGCTGACCCATCTCACCTCGGGGGCGACGGTCGACTTCTCGTACAACGCCTGGGCGGCGCACCCGGGTTGGTTCTACGTCTACATCACCAAGGACGGCTTCGACCCGACCAAGACGCTCACCTGGAACGACATGGAGGCCCAGCCCTTCCTCTCGGTCGACCACCCGCCACTGAACGGCTCCCCGGGGACGGTCGAGGCCAACTACTCCTGGACCGGCAAGCTCCCGGCCGCCAAGTCGGGCCGCCACATCATCTACATGGTCTGGCAGCGCTCGGACAGCCAGGAGACCTTCTACTCGTGCTCCGACGTCGTATTCGACGGTGGCAACGGCGAGGTGACCGGCATCAAGGAGCCGGGCAACCCCTCCGAGCCGGTGCCCGGCACCTGCACGGCCACCCGCAGGACGACCGGCACCTGGAACGGCGGCTACCAGTCCGAGGTGACCGTCACCAACACCGGCACGGTCCCGATGCTCGGCTGGATGGTCGACTGGACACTCCCGGCGGGCCAGAAGGTGGACAGCCTGTGGAGCGGCAGCGCGACCTACAACGGCCAGGCGGTGATGGTCCACAACGCCAACTGGAACGGCTCCCTGGCCCCGGGCAAGAGCACGACGTTCGGCTACGTCGTCTCCGGTTCGGGGGCTGAAAGCACGAGCAGTCCGCCCTGCCGGGTGGGCTGA
- a CDS encoding carbohydrate ABC transporter permease — protein sequence MVKPSRSYRVFQGVNGVVLTLVVLVTLYPFVNILARSFSGERQIRAGEVTLWPKGFNLTTYKIVFQDAMFWRNYGNTVLYTVVATAIAMVLTTCYAYVLSKKQLKGRGVLVGIAVFTMFFTGGLIPNYILVTSLGLKNSVWAIALPNAISVFNLLVMKAFFESLPTELEEAAQIDGLSTYGVLLRIVLPLSKAVVATMVLFYSVSFWNSWFSAFLYMDHSDLMPVTVYLRNLIAGATGGGNAGAATAELSQVGASIQAVTIVLTALPILCVYPFLQRFFVSGVMLGAVKG from the coding sequence GTGGTGAAGCCGAGCCGCTCCTACCGGGTCTTCCAGGGCGTCAACGGGGTGGTCCTCACGCTCGTCGTGCTGGTCACCCTCTACCCGTTCGTCAACATCCTCGCGCGGTCCTTCAGCGGGGAGCGGCAGATCCGGGCCGGTGAGGTGACCCTGTGGCCCAAGGGGTTCAACCTCACCACGTACAAGATCGTGTTCCAGGACGCGATGTTCTGGCGGAACTACGGCAACACCGTGCTCTACACGGTCGTGGCGACGGCGATCGCCATGGTCCTGACGACCTGTTACGCCTACGTCCTGTCGAAGAAGCAGCTCAAGGGGCGCGGCGTGCTCGTCGGCATCGCCGTGTTCACCATGTTCTTCACCGGCGGCCTGATCCCGAACTACATCCTGGTCACCAGCCTCGGCCTGAAGAACAGCGTGTGGGCGATCGCCCTGCCCAACGCGATCAGCGTCTTCAACCTGCTGGTGATGAAGGCCTTCTTCGAGAGCCTGCCGACGGAACTGGAGGAGGCCGCGCAGATCGACGGCCTGAGCACCTACGGCGTCCTGCTGAGGATCGTGCTGCCGCTGTCCAAGGCGGTCGTGGCGACGATGGTGCTCTTCTACTCGGTGTCCTTCTGGAACTCCTGGTTCAGCGCGTTCCTCTACATGGACCACTCCGATCTGATGCCGGTCACCGTGTACCTGCGCAACCTCATCGCGGGCGCCACCGGAGGCGGCAACGCGGGTGCCGCCACCGCGGAGCTCAGTCAGGTGGGCGCGAGCATCCAGGCGGTCACGATCGTGCTCACCGCGCTGCCGATCCTCTGCGTGTACCCGTTCCTCCAGCGCTTCTTCGTCTCGGGCGTGATGCTCGGCGCGGTCAAGGGCTGA
- a CDS encoding MmpS family transport accessory protein, which translates to MNRALRAVVCSVAVGTLALGLSSCSEAVDQVDKAVNETYEVTYEVTGKNIDSIDFHGGGGKAMEPKVESVSKPELPWKKTVTLRGIMPAAVIPVATDPEGSQVTCKIIHKGKVLEEQSAEGLVTAGGCTAESPVTE; encoded by the coding sequence GTGAACCGCGCTCTTCGTGCAGTCGTCTGCTCCGTCGCAGTCGGCACTCTCGCGCTCGGCCTGAGCTCCTGCTCCGAGGCGGTCGACCAGGTCGACAAGGCGGTGAACGAGACCTACGAGGTCACCTACGAGGTCACGGGGAAGAACATCGACTCGATCGACTTCCACGGCGGCGGTGGCAAGGCCATGGAGCCGAAGGTCGAGTCCGTGTCGAAGCCCGAGCTGCCCTGGAAGAAGACGGTCACCCTGCGCGGCATCATGCCCGCGGCGGTCATCCCGGTCGCCACGGACCCCGAGGGTTCCCAGGTCACCTGCAAGATCATCCACAAGGGCAAGGTGCTCGAGGAGCAGAGCGCCGAAGGCCTGGTGACCGCCGGCGGCTGCACCGCGGAGTCCCCGGTCACGGAGTGA
- a CDS encoding ABC transporter substrate-binding protein encodes MQNAGDLSRRQILAAAGFIGLATLTGCGGDEGGDAKDLTKKRNGAMKDYQPGQQFKASKALSFSMLHNDNPVYPLKDGWLFWKEVTKRTGITIKPLDVPLADYEKKRSVLIGSGDAPFIIPKTYHPGEVAFVSSGAILPVSEYVDLMPNFRDKVKKWGLEPELDSIRQSDGKYYLLPGLHEKPRSGYSLSFRTDILDKHGLTLPETWDEVYDVLKALKAEYPDTYPWTDRWSTNTPFPCGALFQYLGQAYGVKAGWAYDNISFDTTARKFLFTATQDAYRQMVEYLRKIVAEKLLDPESFTQQDDQAVQKLLAQKSYAISANPQELVQNYRYNLSKQVKGSKIEMVPVPLGPAGPILLSGIRLENGIMISSKALKSDTFVAMMQFVDWLWYSDEGQKFCKWGVRGVTYTESGGTYTPKPGISLMGSDPDAPKDLQKDYGFFNGVFTYGGSWELVSSSFSPDEKKFQDVMSRRKELPVDPAHPLQSFEQEQATLWETPLKDAVIQNTLRFVLGKRPMSEWDAFLAELKSKNMQQLVDLHNKAYERFMKENG; translated from the coding sequence GTGCAGAACGCAGGAGATTTGTCCCGGCGTCAGATTCTGGCCGCCGCGGGCTTCATCGGCCTCGCCACCCTGACCGGCTGCGGCGGCGACGAGGGCGGCGATGCGAAGGACCTCACGAAGAAGCGGAACGGCGCGATGAAGGACTACCAGCCCGGCCAGCAGTTCAAGGCCTCCAAGGCGCTGTCCTTCTCGATGCTGCACAACGACAACCCGGTCTACCCCCTCAAGGACGGCTGGCTGTTCTGGAAGGAGGTCACCAAGCGCACCGGGATCACCATCAAGCCGCTCGACGTCCCGCTGGCCGACTACGAGAAGAAGCGCAGTGTCCTCATCGGCTCGGGCGACGCCCCCTTCATCATCCCGAAGACGTACCACCCCGGCGAGGTCGCCTTCGTCTCCTCGGGGGCGATCCTCCCGGTCAGCGAGTACGTCGACCTGATGCCCAACTTCCGGGACAAGGTGAAGAAGTGGGGTCTCGAGCCCGAGCTCGACTCCATCCGCCAGTCCGACGGCAAGTACTACCTCCTGCCCGGCCTGCACGAGAAGCCCAGGTCCGGCTACTCGCTCTCGTTCCGCACGGACATCCTCGACAAGCACGGGCTCACGCTGCCGGAGACGTGGGACGAGGTGTACGACGTCCTCAAGGCGCTCAAGGCCGAGTACCCCGACACATACCCCTGGACCGACCGCTGGAGCACCAACACCCCGTTCCCGTGCGGGGCGTTGTTCCAGTACCTCGGCCAGGCCTACGGGGTGAAGGCCGGCTGGGCGTACGACAACATCAGCTTCGACACCACGGCGCGGAAGTTCCTCTTCACCGCCACCCAGGACGCCTACCGGCAGATGGTCGAGTACCTGAGAAAGATCGTCGCCGAGAAGCTGCTCGACCCGGAGAGCTTCACCCAGCAGGACGACCAGGCCGTGCAGAAGCTGCTGGCCCAGAAGTCCTATGCGATCAGCGCCAACCCGCAGGAGCTGGTGCAGAACTACCGCTACAACCTGAGCAAGCAGGTCAAGGGCTCGAAGATCGAGATGGTCCCGGTACCCCTCGGACCGGCAGGACCGATTCTGCTGAGCGGCATCCGGCTGGAGAACGGCATCATGATCTCCAGCAAGGCTCTCAAGAGCGACACCTTCGTCGCGATGATGCAGTTCGTGGACTGGCTCTGGTACTCCGACGAGGGCCAGAAGTTCTGCAAGTGGGGCGTCAGGGGCGTCACGTACACCGAGTCCGGCGGCACGTACACGCCGAAGCCCGGGATCTCGCTGATGGGCTCCGACCCGGACGCCCCGAAGGACCTCCAGAAGGACTACGGCTTCTTCAACGGCGTGTTCACCTACGGCGGCAGCTGGGAGCTGGTCTCCTCCAGCTTCAGCCCGGACGAGAAGAAGTTCCAGGACGTCATGTCCCGGCGCAAGGAACTGCCCGTCGACCCGGCCCACCCGCTCCAGTCCTTCGAGCAGGAGCAGGCGACCCTCTGGGAGACGCCGCTCAAGGACGCCGTCATCCAGAACACCCTCCGGTTCGTCCTCGGCAAACGGCCGATGTCCGAATGGGACGCGTTCCTCGCGGAGTTGAAGTCGAAGAACATGCAGCAACTCGTCGACCTGCACAACAAGGCGTACGAGCGGTTCATGAAGGAGAACGGATGA
- a CDS encoding acetylxylan esterase, translating into MPAFDLPLPELECYRPDIEEPADFDAFWRDTLKAAGETDPVVSVRPVQTGLRLTRIWDLTFRGFAGDPVRAWFSRPAGSGEPLPAVVEFAGYGRGRGLPHERLTWVNAGYAHLLMDNRGQGDQYGCGGDTPDPHAVAPGGPGPAVRGLLAAEDYHYRRLITDAVRAVAAVRGLPGVDPERTVAVGNSQGGGLALAVAGLVPDLTAVLVTAPLLCGIRRALDLTDAGPYGEIAAYLSVHRGAEEAACRTLSYVEGVSFARRAQAPAHVGVGLRDTVCPPSGAYAAFNRYAELTGTQPRKEIHAYAFNGHEGGEAVQVRRQLNWLRAVLDEPGDVGGGSRSVSGAG; encoded by the coding sequence GTGCCCGCGTTCGACCTGCCGCTGCCGGAACTGGAGTGCTACCGCCCGGACATCGAGGAACCCGCCGACTTCGACGCATTCTGGCGGGACACCCTGAAGGCGGCCGGGGAGACGGACCCGGTGGTGTCGGTGCGGCCGGTCCAGACGGGTCTCCGGCTGACGCGTATTTGGGACCTGACGTTCCGGGGCTTCGCGGGCGACCCGGTGCGGGCGTGGTTCAGCCGGCCGGCCGGGAGCGGTGAACCGCTGCCCGCCGTGGTCGAGTTCGCCGGGTACGGGCGCGGACGCGGCCTTCCCCATGAGCGTCTGACGTGGGTCAACGCCGGGTACGCGCATCTGCTCATGGACAACCGCGGTCAGGGCGACCAGTACGGGTGCGGCGGTGACACACCCGATCCGCACGCCGTCGCGCCGGGCGGGCCCGGTCCTGCGGTGCGGGGGCTGCTCGCCGCCGAGGACTACCACTACCGGCGTCTGATCACGGACGCGGTCCGCGCGGTCGCGGCGGTACGGGGACTGCCCGGCGTCGATCCGGAGCGGACCGTGGCGGTCGGCAACAGCCAGGGCGGCGGGCTGGCCCTGGCGGTCGCGGGGCTCGTCCCGGACCTGACGGCCGTCCTGGTCACCGCTCCGCTCCTGTGCGGCATCCGCCGCGCCCTGGACCTCACCGACGCCGGCCCCTACGGCGAGATCGCCGCCTACCTCTCCGTCCACCGGGGCGCCGAGGAGGCGGCCTGCCGCACCCTCTCCTACGTCGAGGGCGTCTCCTTCGCCCGGCGGGCGCAGGCCCCGGCCCACGTCGGAGTGGGGCTGCGGGACACGGTGTGTCCGCCGAGCGGGGCGTACGCCGCCTTCAACCGCTATGCCGAACTGACCGGTACGCAGCCGCGCAAGGAGATCCACGCGTATGCGTTCAACGGGCACGAGGGGGGCGAGGCTGTGCAGGTGCGGCGCCAACTGAACTGGCTGCGTGCGGTGTTGGACGAGCCGGGTGACGTCGGCGGGGGTTCGCGGTCAGTGTCCGGGGCGGGTTGA
- a CDS encoding SpoIIE family protein phosphatase — translation MPHYGDARAAAPGLRAPGNGGTGPPRPVPETAARIRLLAFAGVALAAVYVRSEDGAELCLVESAEAEAEPGQRYQLPGRVTVSDSGGPPGPSPSPGRPESPAAPHRAAPAVPPDPTDSGDGCPAVAEAFLRGRAVWLPGVVLPGRTEAAATAVPLGALPLGAAGGWLGCLVVVGEAGEGFGAEQREFLERYAEVVAERLRGEADRSAPSPLLDSALRAMGVGSFALSPGTGLVETDPALLELVGIPEGGFDGKTDTLLSYSVPEDVPALMSVIEPSAQTPGRRELEFRIRRPTGELCWLRLSCRVLKGPEGAPERVLGVVSAAPVLRRSASDVARIQWLTAALDDATTVRDVSRVVVAALREPLGADRVALAELLEDRLAVTVLDPPGAGAWPELWRREWRSEWPDAPVTALPTLQAALRDGRMSLWPAGSVLEPGLAGIGPGGLAVLPLPAKSGVAGVCLVGWDTPHEFAPEERALLTATAGLVGQALKRAHAYDAEQELATMLQRSLLPRRLPRLPGGTAVARYLPARRGLQVGGDWYDVIALSENKVALVIGDVQGHSAGAATIMGQMRTAVRAYAVEGHPPDVVVAHANRLLVGMETDLFATCGYVELDMEEGNALFVRAGHLAPLVRHPDGSTAEIAVEGGLPLGVLADAEFPLTAMALAPGSVLALVTDGLVESSDLQVDEGMRLVRQALAAADPADPGQMADELLGEDGRREDDVAVLLLRYDGMRVRPVRAGWVVWRLPDAVMHARRFSARTLRSWGIADEADTVLLVVSELVTNALVHTQGAVRVELTLAADRLRVTVSDSSPRAPAKPVVVDWESTGGRGLFLVEAVSAVWGSVPMGGGKQVWSEIVVTRPEGEPESGEEPDEEPEAEPEEERKPGRGWGLGRDRTWGLGRNRRKAREQGQDRDRGGTADRDGDGPAPRAGQHAADLGEGGSRERHEGGDRGGIEGGRGRSEQNRHRLRPAPSQPRAETREGGP, via the coding sequence ATGCCCCATTACGGCGATGCCCGGGCCGCGGCCCCCGGTCTCCGGGCGCCGGGGAACGGGGGCACCGGTCCGCCTCGTCCCGTTCCGGAGACGGCCGCGCGAATCCGGCTGCTGGCCTTCGCCGGCGTGGCGCTGGCGGCGGTGTACGTGCGCAGTGAGGACGGTGCGGAGCTCTGCCTGGTGGAGTCGGCCGAGGCCGAGGCCGAGCCCGGGCAGCGGTACCAGCTGCCGGGGCGGGTGACGGTCTCGGATTCCGGGGGACCTCCGGGGCCGAGCCCCTCCCCCGGACGACCGGAGTCACCTGCCGCCCCGCACCGCGCTGCCCCCGCCGTACCGCCGGACCCGACCGACTCGGGAGACGGTTGTCCGGCCGTCGCCGAGGCGTTTCTGCGGGGGCGGGCCGTGTGGCTCCCGGGTGTGGTGCTCCCCGGACGGACGGAAGCCGCCGCCACCGCCGTGCCGCTCGGGGCGCTGCCGCTGGGGGCCGCGGGCGGGTGGCTGGGGTGTCTCGTGGTGGTGGGAGAGGCCGGGGAGGGGTTCGGCGCCGAACAGCGGGAGTTCCTGGAGCGGTACGCCGAGGTCGTCGCCGAGCGGCTGCGCGGCGAGGCCGACCGGTCGGCGCCCTCCCCCCTGCTGGATTCGGCCCTGCGCGCCATGGGGGTCGGGTCCTTCGCCCTGTCGCCCGGCACCGGGCTGGTCGAGACGGATCCGGCCCTGCTCGAACTCGTCGGCATCCCCGAGGGCGGTTTCGACGGCAAGACCGACACCCTGCTCTCCTACAGCGTCCCGGAGGACGTCCCCGCGCTGATGTCGGTCATCGAGCCGTCCGCGCAGACCCCGGGCCGCCGTGAGCTGGAGTTCCGGATCCGCAGGCCGACCGGTGAACTGTGCTGGCTGCGGCTGAGCTGCCGGGTGCTGAAGGGGCCCGAGGGCGCCCCGGAGCGGGTGCTGGGCGTGGTGAGCGCGGCGCCGGTGCTGCGCCGCAGCGCCAGCGACGTCGCCCGGATCCAGTGGCTGACGGCCGCCCTCGACGACGCCACGACCGTGCGGGACGTCAGCCGTGTGGTGGTCGCCGCGCTGCGCGAGCCGCTGGGTGCCGACCGGGTGGCGCTCGCCGAGCTGCTGGAGGACCGGCTGGCGGTCACCGTGCTCGACCCGCCGGGTGCCGGTGCCTGGCCGGAGCTGTGGCGGCGCGAGTGGCGCTCGGAGTGGCCCGACGCGCCGGTCACCGCCCTGCCCACGCTCCAGGCGGCGCTGCGTGACGGGCGGATGAGCCTGTGGCCGGCGGGTTCCGTGCTGGAACCGGGGCTCGCCGGGATCGGCCCCGGCGGGCTCGCGGTGCTGCCGCTGCCGGCCAAGAGCGGGGTGGCGGGGGTGTGCCTGGTCGGCTGGGACACCCCGCACGAGTTCGCCCCCGAGGAGCGGGCCCTGCTGACCGCGACCGCGGGACTCGTCGGGCAGGCCCTCAAACGCGCGCACGCCTACGACGCCGAGCAGGAACTCGCGACGATGCTCCAGCGCAGCCTGCTGCCGCGCCGGCTCCCCCGGCTGCCCGGGGGCACCGCGGTCGCCCGCTATCTGCCCGCCCGGCGCGGACTCCAGGTGGGCGGCGACTGGTACGACGTGATCGCACTGTCGGAGAACAAGGTGGCCCTGGTCATCGGGGATGTGCAGGGGCACAGCGCCGGGGCGGCGACGATCATGGGCCAGATGCGTACGGCGGTCAGGGCCTACGCCGTGGAGGGGCATCCGCCGGACGTGGTCGTCGCGCACGCCAACCGGCTGCTCGTGGGCATGGAGACGGACCTGTTCGCCACCTGTGGCTACGTCGAGCTGGACATGGAGGAGGGCAACGCGCTGTTCGTACGGGCCGGGCATCTGGCCCCCCTCGTGCGGCATCCCGACGGCAGCACGGCGGAGATCGCGGTCGAGGGCGGACTCCCCCTGGGCGTCCTCGCGGACGCGGAGTTCCCGCTGACGGCGATGGCACTCGCCCCGGGCTCGGTGCTCGCGCTGGTGACGGACGGTCTGGTCGAGTCGTCGGATCTGCAGGTGGACGAGGGCATGCGGCTCGTACGCCAGGCGCTCGCCGCGGCCGACCCCGCCGACCCCGGGCAAATGGCCGACGAACTGCTCGGCGAGGACGGGCGCCGCGAGGACGACGTGGCGGTGCTGCTGCTGCGCTACGACGGGATGCGGGTTCGGCCGGTGCGGGCGGGCTGGGTGGTGTGGCGGCTGCCGGACGCGGTGATGCACGCCCGCCGGTTCAGTGCGCGCACGCTGCGCTCGTGGGGTATCGCGGACGAGGCCGACACCGTGCTCCTGGTGGTGTCGGAGCTGGTCACCAACGCGCTGGTGCACACGCAGGGCGCGGTCCGGGTGGAGCTGACCCTGGCGGCGGACCGGCTGCGGGTGACGGTGAGCGACTCCTCGCCGCGGGCGCCGGCCAAGCCGGTGGTCGTGGACTGGGAGTCGACGGGCGGCCGCGGGCTCTTCCTGGTCGAGGCCGTGTCCGCGGTCTGGGGCTCGGTACCGATGGGCGGCGGCAAGCAGGTGTGGAGCGAGATCGTCGTCACCCGTCCGGAAGGGGAGCCGGAGTCCGGCGAGGAGCCGGACGAGGAACCGGAAGCCGAGCCGGAGGAGGAGCGGAAGCCTGGCCGCGGCTGGGGCCTGGGCCGAGACCGGACCTGGGGCCTGGGCCGGAACCGGCGCAAGGCCCGCGAGCAGGGCCAGGACCGGGACCGTGGCGGGACAGCGGACCGCGACGGCGACGGGCCCGCGCCCCGGGCCGGACAACACGCCGCGGACCTCGGCGAAGGCGGGAGCCGGGAGCGGCACGAAGGAGGGGACCGGGGCGGGATCGAAGGCGGCCGGGGACGGAGCGAGCAGAACCGTCACCGCCTCCGTCCGGCCCCGTCCCAGCCCCGGGCCGAGACGCGCGAGGGAGGTCCCTGA
- a CDS encoding ABC transporter permease, with amino-acid sequence MSTSTTSAPPGTQDQPPARAAPRRGKRANARTSWRRALRRDWRLYSLAILPLLFFLVFRYLPMIGNVIAFRRFEPGGSLFGEDWVGLRYVRMFLSDPTFWQVFRNTLWLGGLTLVFCFPIPVVLALLLNEVRRRSLKRFVQSVSYLPHFLSIVIVAGITLQMLASDGPVNHVLGLLGHDPVRFIQEPQWFRALYVGSEIWQTAGWGTILYLAALTTIDEDLYEAARIDGANRWQQIWHVTLPGIRPTMITLLILNVGTFMAVGFEKVLLLYNPLTYPTADVISTYVYRAGVESSSFSYAAAIGLFEAVIGLVLITSANTLSRRTVGTSLW; translated from the coding sequence ATGAGCACGTCCACCACATCGGCCCCGCCGGGCACCCAGGACCAGCCTCCGGCCCGGGCCGCCCCCCGGCGCGGCAAGCGGGCGAACGCCCGGACGAGTTGGCGGCGGGCGCTGCGCCGCGACTGGCGGTTGTACTCGCTGGCGATCCTGCCGCTGCTGTTCTTCCTGGTCTTCCGCTATCTGCCGATGATCGGCAACGTCATCGCCTTCCGGCGCTTCGAGCCCGGCGGTTCCCTCTTCGGCGAGGACTGGGTGGGGCTGCGCTACGTGCGGATGTTCCTCAGCGACCCCACCTTCTGGCAGGTGTTCCGCAACACCCTCTGGCTGGGCGGGCTCACCCTCGTCTTCTGCTTCCCGATTCCCGTCGTGCTGGCGCTCCTGCTGAACGAGGTGCGCAGGCGTTCCCTGAAGCGGTTCGTGCAGTCGGTGTCGTACTTGCCGCACTTCCTGTCGATCGTGATCGTCGCCGGCATCACCCTGCAGATGCTGGCGAGCGACGGCCCGGTCAACCATGTCCTGGGCCTGCTCGGCCACGACCCGGTTCGCTTCATCCAGGAACCCCAGTGGTTCCGCGCCCTCTACGTCGGCTCGGAGATCTGGCAGACCGCCGGCTGGGGCACGATCCTCTACCTCGCCGCGCTCACCACGATCGACGAGGACCTGTACGAGGCCGCCCGCATCGACGGTGCCAACCGCTGGCAGCAGATCTGGCACGTCACCCTGCCGGGGATCCGGCCCACCATGATCACGCTGCTGATCCTCAACGTCGGCACGTTCATGGCGGTCGGCTTCGAGAAGGTGCTGCTGCTGTACAACCCGCTGACGTACCCGACCGCCGACGTGATCTCGACCTACGTCTACCGGGCCGGTGTCGAGTCCAGCAGCTTCAGCTACGCCGCCGCCATCGGCCTGTTCGAAGCGGTCATCGGCCTGGTCCTGATCACCTCCGCCAACACGCTCTCGCGCCGCACAGTGGGGACCAGCCTGTGGTGA
- the murJ gene encoding murein biosynthesis integral membrane protein MurJ, which yields MTEGAKAAAESAATSGQGSGRQPARSGTGRKGGPARSALLMALGTVVSRASGLVRQVLQAAALGTGLLASTYNTANTVPTSLYTLVIGGALNAVLVPQLVRSRATEADGGRAYEQRLVTLVLCVLAAGTALAVWAAPQIVGLYMRDTADGHEAFELTVVFARFLLPQIFFYGVFGILGQVLNAREKFGAMMWTPVLNNVVLIGMFGAYLGLMTVPDRVEDITAGQVRLLGLGTTAGIAVQALALIPFVRASGFRFRPRFDWRGAGLGKSVHAAKWTLLFVLVNQVALTVVTNFANAADQALPDAGAGYTAYMYAQTIWMLPQSIVTVSLVTALLPRMSRAAAENRVPELRADLSRALRASGVVIVPAGFLFLALGPHISTLLFAHGAADAATAQPLGQMLQAFGLGLIPFSAQYLLLRGFYAFEDTRTPFFMATWIAAVNIALVTGCHLLLPARWAVTGMAGAYAVSYLAGLAVTAWRLCRRLGGRLDDGELRRTYAKLLCAAALAAGLGWGAARACTATLGTGTWPTAVSLAAGTAVLAVAYLALGRLMRVGELRGLAGRR from the coding sequence ATGACGGAGGGGGCGAAGGCCGCGGCCGAGTCGGCGGCCACGAGCGGGCAGGGCAGCGGGCGGCAGCCGGCACGGAGCGGCACGGGGAGGAAGGGCGGGCCGGCCCGCTCCGCCCTGCTGATGGCCCTGGGCACGGTGGTGTCCCGGGCCTCGGGGCTCGTCCGGCAGGTGCTTCAGGCCGCGGCGCTGGGCACGGGGCTGCTGGCGAGCACGTACAACACGGCGAACACCGTGCCGACCAGTCTGTACACCTTGGTGATCGGCGGCGCGCTCAACGCCGTGCTGGTGCCGCAGCTGGTCCGGTCGCGGGCCACCGAGGCCGACGGTGGACGGGCCTACGAGCAGCGGCTGGTGACGCTCGTGCTGTGCGTGCTGGCCGCGGGGACGGCGCTGGCCGTCTGGGCCGCGCCGCAGATCGTGGGCCTGTACATGCGCGACACCGCGGACGGCCACGAGGCGTTCGAACTCACCGTGGTCTTCGCCCGGTTCCTGCTGCCGCAGATCTTCTTCTACGGCGTGTTCGGCATCCTGGGCCAAGTGCTCAACGCCCGGGAGAAGTTCGGCGCGATGATGTGGACGCCGGTGCTGAACAACGTCGTACTGATCGGCATGTTCGGCGCGTACCTCGGGCTGATGACGGTCCCGGACCGGGTGGAGGACATCACCGCGGGGCAGGTGCGGCTGCTGGGGCTGGGGACGACGGCCGGCATCGCCGTGCAGGCCCTTGCGTTGATCCCCTTCGTGCGCGCTTCGGGCTTCCGGTTCCGGCCTCGCTTCGACTGGCGGGGCGCCGGTCTGGGCAAGAGTGTCCACGCCGCGAAGTGGACGCTGCTGTTCGTCCTGGTCAACCAGGTCGCGCTGACCGTGGTGACGAACTTCGCCAACGCCGCGGACCAGGCCCTGCCGGATGCCGGCGCCGGCTACACGGCCTACATGTACGCGCAGACCATCTGGATGCTGCCGCAGTCGATCGTGACCGTTTCCCTGGTGACGGCGCTGCTGCCGCGGATGAGCAGGGCCGCTGCCGAAAACCGGGTCCCCGAGCTGCGCGCCGATCTCTCCCGGGCACTGCGAGCCTCCGGGGTCGTCATCGTGCCGGCCGGATTCCTCTTCCTGGCGCTGGGCCCCCACATCTCGACGCTGCTGTTCGCCCACGGCGCGGCCGACGCCGCCACCGCCCAGCCGCTCGGGCAGATGCTCCAGGCGTTCGGGCTCGGGCTGATCCCGTTCTCGGCCCAGTACCTCCTGCTGCGGGGTTTCTACGCCTTCGAGGACACCCGCACCCCGTTCTTCATGGCCACGTGGATCGCCGCCGTGAACATCGCGCTGGTCACCGGCTGCCACCTGCTGCTGCCCGCGCGCTGGGCGGTGACCGGCATGGCCGGCGCCTACGCCGTGTCGTATCTGGCCGGGCTGGCCGTCACGGCGTGGCGGCTGTGCAGGAGGCTGGGCGGCCGTCTCGACGACGGGGAGCTGCGGCGCACGTACGCGAAGCTGCTGTGCGCCGCGGCTCTCGCCGCGGGGCTGGGCTGGGGCGCCGCCCGGGCCTGTACCGCCACGCTGGGGACGGGCACCTGGCCCACCGCGGTGAGTCTTGCCGCGGGAACGGCCGTGCTGGCGGTGGCCTACCTCGCCCTGGGCCGCCTGATGAGGGTCGGCGAGCTGCGCGGTCTCGCGGGCCGGCGATGA